One Megachile rotundata isolate GNS110a chromosome 5, iyMegRotu1, whole genome shotgun sequence genomic region harbors:
- the LOC143264504 gene encoding uncharacterized protein LOC143264504, with translation MRKKPNETNWNRMVEANKRMEEVVKLRKKNPGMSLQRELGIDRSGGDGMNKSERVKLEIEETDRIIRMCGVDGEGDIIVIQEDSDGMEREGKEERKKDIGNRVGSAMEGRYNREFSECELERAIRVVKSKTAPGEDGIEFGIIKKLTKRWKKSLLELFNEVWRNGRVPTRWKETRVRLIPKPQKRALRPISLLNCLGKIREKMVNERLRDWAEREGKLDRNQNGNGGKGKEVVAAFIDVKVAYDMVNHRMLGEYLEEMGCPRKLRGYLGDWIRDREVRFMRCDGGSKAMKLRRGLPQGSVLNPLLYNLYTAGIIVGIRELGVKILQYADDIVVYVEYGIREDGVERLEKAIKILCGIILDSKLNFREHTKCLGGVRKGACPLTLLRVFKALVRSVIEYGAHLYQEEGRNRDKIQKVHNAGIRIAMGYRMSTPINVMEVEAGIMKMEMRVDMLAEKYVLRKYFRDDREVCAAVEGMINFGMGENSLSRKGILRNAWNNTVLMREGMERMFISKERCSWDCDWMEKWCEVEKGETMKADGVPENIGLGEIKNRWFEDEGEVIEVYTDGSKMGDMEPGGAAVVIRRGREEWEEFGFTTRGSCSIFTIEAFAICMALRVIDEYEKESKMVIFSDSLSVIMKVKNVTNGEDEGEVIGEIRERLWNRNEKGNEGEIGKVCLAWIPAHIGIKGNERADRIAKACTGKCMRTKGSAGLPITRDKAVEGEEGERGGEERTRRAREKRKWKKRMSVEKEETEDFEKKS, from the exons ATGAGGAAGAAGCCAAATGAGACAAATTGGAATAGAATGGTAGAGGCAAATAAAAGAATGGAGGAAGTAGTAAAGTTAAGAAAAAAGAATCCTGGGATGAGTTTACAAAGGGAATTAG GTATTGATAGGTCGGGTGGAGATGGTATGAACAAGAGTGAGAGggttaaattagaaattgaggagACTGATAGGATTATTAGAATGTGTGGAGTGGATGGAGAAGGAGATATTATAGTAATACAGGAGGATAGTGATGGGATGGAGAGAGAGGGGAAGGAGGAAAGGAAAAAGGATATTGGAAATAGGGTAGGGAGTGCTATGGAGGGGAGATATAACAGAGAGTTTAGTGAGTGTGAATTGGAAAGGGCAATTAGGGTTGTGAAATCGAAGACAGCCCCAGGAGAGGATGGGATTGAGtttggaattattaaaaaattgactaaAAGATGGAAAAAGAGTCTATTAGAGCTGTTTAACGAGGTGTGGAGGAATGGGAGGGTACCGACAAGATGGAAGGAAACAAGGGTTAGGCTAATCCCGAAACCTCAAAAGAGGGCATTGAGGCCGATCTCTTTGTTGAACTGTTTAGGGAAAATTAGGGAAAAAATGGTTAATGAAAGGTTGAGAGATTGGGCTGAGAGGGAGGGTAAATTAGATAGAAATCAGAACGG GAATGGGGGGAAAGGGAAAGAGGTGGTGGCTGCTTTTATTGACGTAAAGGTGGCATATGATATGGTAAATCATAGAATGTTAGGTGAATACTTAGAAGAAATGGGATGTCCGAGGAAGTTGAGagggtatttgggagattggattagGGATAGAGAGGTAAGGTTTATGAGATGTGATGGGGGAAGTAAAGCGATGAAACTGAGGAGAGGCTTGCCCCAAGGGTCGGTCTTAAACCCATTGCTGTATAATCTGTATACTGCAGGAATTATTGTAGGAATAAGGGAGTTGGGAGTCAAGATCCTGCAGTATGCGGATGACATAGTGGTGTATGTGGAGTATGGCATAAGAGAGGATGGGGTAGAGAGGTTGGAGAAGGCTATAAAGATCCtgtgtg GAATTATATTGGACAGTAAACTAAATTTTAGAGAACATACTAA ATGCTTGGGGGGAGTGAGGAAGGGGGCTTGCCCCTTGACTCTGTTGAGGGTTTTTAAGGCACTGGTTAGATCTGTGATAGAATATGGTGCTCATTTGTATCAGGAAGAAGGTAGGAATAGAGATAAAATACAAAAGGTACATAATGCGGGTATTAGGATTGCTATGGGATATAGGATGTCTACTCCTATTAATGTCATGGAAGTGGAGGCGGGAATTATGAAAATGGAAATGAGAGTGGATATGTTGGCAGAGAAGTATGTTCTGAGGAAATATTTTAGGGATGACAGAGAGGTCTGCGCGGCGGTGGAAGGGATGATAAATTTTGGAATGGGGGAGAATAGTTTAAGTAGAAAAGGAATTTTGAGGAACGCATGGAATAATACAGTATTGATGAGAGAAGGTATGGAAAGAATGTTTATATCTAAGGAAAGGTGTTCatgggattgtgattggatggagAAGTGGTGCGAGGTGGAGAAAGGGGAAACGATGAAAGCTGATGGGGTTCCTGAAAATATTGGGTtaggagaaataaaaaatagatgGTTTGAGGATGAGGGAGAGGTAATAGAGGTATATACTGATGGATCTAAGATGGGGGATATGGAGCCTGGAGGGGCGGCAGTCGTGATTAGAAGGGGAAGGGAGGAATGGGAGGAATTTGGATTTACTACAAGAGGGAGCTGCTCGATTTTCACGATTGAGGCTTTTGCAATATGCATGGCTTTAAGAGTGATAGACGAGTATGAGAAGGAAAGTAAAATGGTGATATTCTCAGATTCATTGAGTGTGATAATGAAGGTGAAGAATGTCACGAATGGGGAGGATGAGGGAGAAGTGATAGGAGAGATTAGGGAAAGATTGTGGAATAGGAATGAGAAGGGTAATGAGGGGGAGATAGGTAAAGTATGTCTGGCCTGGATCCCTGCTCACATTGGAATAAAGGGAAATGAAAGGGCAGATAGGATAGCTAAGGCATGTACG GGTAAGTGTATGAGAACAAAGGGGTCCGCTGGTTTGCCGATAACCAGGGACAAAGCAGTGGaaggagaggagggagagagaggtGGAGAGGAGAGGACGAGAAGAGCCAGGgagaaaagaaaatggaaaaagaGAATGAGTGTTGAGAAGGAAGAGACGGAGGATTTTGAAAAGAAAAGCTGA